Proteins encoded within one genomic window of Anopheles gambiae chromosome 3, idAnoGambNW_F1_1, whole genome shotgun sequence:
- the LOC1275449 gene encoding insulin-like growth factor-binding protein complex acid labile subunit isoform X1, protein MAHKTTLWGCHCWALVRTLLLSTLLAVVLWPAGEANALPYGAADIELDEANDAVSLTACYVEDLRNIREHSQNPLVIQINHCYLQELPNAIFIRFTDLQVLEICDSRVNNLQDFALNGLRNIESLNLSRNNLTTIKSWSDHDLDTLQVLDLRRNLIRSIDELSFQRYPGLVKLSLAVNFITTIPDGTFKPVANLKNLNLGKNLLTTIEEGTLRGLNKLTHVAFHHNRIRTIHPFAFVGNGHLKVLQLQGNQLGSFEPDLFGNLPRLTFLNVSSNELETVGNLSFKNSGDLRVLDLSYNRIGLLEDNSFKGLYDLEALNVSHNQLATVSKYVLKDCANLRDLDLSGNRLDYVGLKLSSATPRLVRLNLSRNAIGEIERDVFEDLPKLHTLDLAHNQLTDDAFLWSLMNLSVLNMSQNGFRKINASLLESLTLAELYDNPWDCRFLVQELAHHSSSVIYGKNYLVEDTGRILTATGIECTDERGKRRDIVVVEPPAKPSPDEMEFQRYKFFHEGHVDTRPIQDNFDTKSTVIWLMSGAIAVFGAFKLIQLLLRHSEHQSEKWRLAQHVSSDEDHEAARHYSSVGSPASPTSPNSATSGGFNFFLTVPHQGGMRQYSPTIK, encoded by the exons ATGGCACATAAAACCACACTGTGGGGGTGTCACTGTTGGGCGTTGGTCCGCACGCTGTTACTCTCGACCTTGCTGGCAGTGGTGCTGTGGCCCGCCGGTGAAGCGAATGCCCTGCCGTACGGTGCAGCCGACATCGAGCTGGACGAGGCAAACGATGCCGTCTCGCTGACCGCTTGCTATGTGGAGGACCTGCGCAACATCCGCGAACACTCGCAGAACCCGCTCGTCATTCAGATCAATCACTGCTACCTGCAGGAGCTGCCGAACGCGATCTTCATACGCTTCACCGATCTGCAGGTGTTGGAAATTTGTGACAGCCGCGTGAACAACCTGCAAGACTTTGCTCTCAACGGGCTGCGCAACATCGAGTCGTTGAACCTTTCGCGCAACAATCTCACCACGATCAAGTCCTGGAGCGATCACGATCTCGACACGCTGCAGGTGCTCGATCTGCGCCGCAATCTTATCCGCTCGATCGACGAGCTTTCCTTCCAGCGCTATCCGGGGCTGGTGAAGCTCAGCTTGGCCGTGAACTTCATCACCACCATCCCGGACGGGACGTTCAAGCCGGTGGCAAATCTGAAGAATCTCAACCTGGGCAAGAACCTGCTAACCACCATCGAGGAGGGTACGCTGCGCGGGCTGAACAAGCTGACGCACGTCGCGTTCCATCACAACCGCATCCGCACGATCCATCCGTTCGCGTTCGTCGGCAACGGCCATCTGAAGGTGTTGCAGCTGCAGGGCAACCAGCTCGGATCGTTCGAGCCGGACCTGTTCGGCAATCTGCCGCGGCTTACCTTCCTGAACGTGAGCAGCAACGAGCTGGAGACGGTGGGGAATTTGAGCTTCAAGAACAGTGGCGATCTGCGCGTGCTCGATCTCAGCTACAATCGCATCGGGCTGCTAGAAGACAACAGCTTCAAGGGACTTTATGATTTGGAG GCGCTCAACGTCAGCCACAATCAGCTCGCAACGGTTAGCAAATATGTGCTGAAGGATTGCGCTAATCTGCGCGATCTCGATCTCTCCGGCAACAGGCTGGACTACGTGGGGCTGAAGCTGTCCAGCGCTACGCCACGGCTGGTGCGGCTCAACCTCTCTCGCAACGCGATCGGTGAGATCGAGCGGGACGTGTTTGAAGATCTGCCGAAGCTGCACACGCTCGACCTTGCCCACAACCAGCTGACGGATGACGCCTTCCTGTGGTCGCTGATGAATCTCAGCGTGCTAAACATGAGCCAGAACGGGTTCCGCAAGATCAATGCCTCGCTGCTGGAGAGTCTGACGCTGGCCGAGCTGTACGATAATCCCTGGGACTGTCGGTTCCTGGTGCAGGAGCTGGCccaccacagcagcagtgtgatCTATGGCAAGAACTACCTGGTAGAGGATACGGGCCGTATACTGACCGCGACCGGTATCGAGTGTACGGACGAACGGGGCAAACGCCGTGACATTGTGGTGGTTGAACCGCCGGCCAAACCTTCCCCCGATGAGATG GAATTTCAACGGTACAAATTCTTCCACGAAGGGCACGTCGACACACGCCCCATTCAGGACAACTTTGACACCAAATCCACCGTCATCTGGCTAATGTCCGGTGCGATCGCCGTGTTCGGTGCGTTCAAGCTgatccagctgctgctgcgacacTCGGAACACCAGAGCGAAAAGTGGCGCCTCGCCCAGCACGTAAGTAGCGACGAGGATCATGAAGCGGCGCGGCACTACTCGAGTGTCGGCAGCCCGGCCAGCCCTACCTCGCCCAACTCGGCCACCTCCGGAGGGTTTAACTTCTTCCTTACCGTGCCCCATCAGGGTGGTATGAGACAATACTCTCCAACGATAAAATAG
- the LOC1275449 gene encoding insulin-like growth factor-binding protein complex acid labile subunit isoform X2, with translation MAHKTTLWGCHCWALVRTLLLSTLLAVVLWPAGEANALPYGAADIELDEANDAVSLTACYVEDLRNIREHSQNPLVIQINHCYLQELPNAIFIRFTDLQVLEICDSRVNNLQDFALNGLRNIESLNLSRNNLTTIKSWSDHDLDTLQVLDLRRNLIRSIDELSFQRYPGLVKLSLAVNFITTIPDGTFKPVANLKNLNLGKNLLTTIEEGTLRGLNKLTHVAFHHNRIRTIHPFAFVGNGHLKVLQLQGNQLGSFEPDLFGNLPRLTFLNVSSNELETVGNLSFKNSGDLRVLDLSYNRIGLLEDNSFKGLYDLEALNVSHNQLATVSKYVLKDCANLRDLDLSGNRLDYVGLKLSSATPRLVRLNLSRNAIGEIERDVFEDLPKLHTLDLAHNQLTDDAFLWSLMNLSVLNMSQNGFRKINASLLESLTLAELYDNPWDCRFLVQELAHHSSSVIYGKNYLVEDTGRILTATGIECTDERGKRRDIVVVEPPAKPSPDEMEFQRYKFFHEGHVDTRPIQDNFDTKSTVIWLMSGAIAVFGAFKLIQLLLRHSEHQSEKWRLAQHLEYNLPDDRDIAISKAMEANRMDDK, from the exons ATGGCACATAAAACCACACTGTGGGGGTGTCACTGTTGGGCGTTGGTCCGCACGCTGTTACTCTCGACCTTGCTGGCAGTGGTGCTGTGGCCCGCCGGTGAAGCGAATGCCCTGCCGTACGGTGCAGCCGACATCGAGCTGGACGAGGCAAACGATGCCGTCTCGCTGACCGCTTGCTATGTGGAGGACCTGCGCAACATCCGCGAACACTCGCAGAACCCGCTCGTCATTCAGATCAATCACTGCTACCTGCAGGAGCTGCCGAACGCGATCTTCATACGCTTCACCGATCTGCAGGTGTTGGAAATTTGTGACAGCCGCGTGAACAACCTGCAAGACTTTGCTCTCAACGGGCTGCGCAACATCGAGTCGTTGAACCTTTCGCGCAACAATCTCACCACGATCAAGTCCTGGAGCGATCACGATCTCGACACGCTGCAGGTGCTCGATCTGCGCCGCAATCTTATCCGCTCGATCGACGAGCTTTCCTTCCAGCGCTATCCGGGGCTGGTGAAGCTCAGCTTGGCCGTGAACTTCATCACCACCATCCCGGACGGGACGTTCAAGCCGGTGGCAAATCTGAAGAATCTCAACCTGGGCAAGAACCTGCTAACCACCATCGAGGAGGGTACGCTGCGCGGGCTGAACAAGCTGACGCACGTCGCGTTCCATCACAACCGCATCCGCACGATCCATCCGTTCGCGTTCGTCGGCAACGGCCATCTGAAGGTGTTGCAGCTGCAGGGCAACCAGCTCGGATCGTTCGAGCCGGACCTGTTCGGCAATCTGCCGCGGCTTACCTTCCTGAACGTGAGCAGCAACGAGCTGGAGACGGTGGGGAATTTGAGCTTCAAGAACAGTGGCGATCTGCGCGTGCTCGATCTCAGCTACAATCGCATCGGGCTGCTAGAAGACAACAGCTTCAAGGGACTTTATGATTTGGAG GCGCTCAACGTCAGCCACAATCAGCTCGCAACGGTTAGCAAATATGTGCTGAAGGATTGCGCTAATCTGCGCGATCTCGATCTCTCCGGCAACAGGCTGGACTACGTGGGGCTGAAGCTGTCCAGCGCTACGCCACGGCTGGTGCGGCTCAACCTCTCTCGCAACGCGATCGGTGAGATCGAGCGGGACGTGTTTGAAGATCTGCCGAAGCTGCACACGCTCGACCTTGCCCACAACCAGCTGACGGATGACGCCTTCCTGTGGTCGCTGATGAATCTCAGCGTGCTAAACATGAGCCAGAACGGGTTCCGCAAGATCAATGCCTCGCTGCTGGAGAGTCTGACGCTGGCCGAGCTGTACGATAATCCCTGGGACTGTCGGTTCCTGGTGCAGGAGCTGGCccaccacagcagcagtgtgatCTATGGCAAGAACTACCTGGTAGAGGATACGGGCCGTATACTGACCGCGACCGGTATCGAGTGTACGGACGAACGGGGCAAACGCCGTGACATTGTGGTGGTTGAACCGCCGGCCAAACCTTCCCCCGATGAGATG GAATTTCAACGGTACAAATTCTTCCACGAAGGGCACGTCGACACACGCCCCATTCAGGACAACTTTGACACCAAATCCACCGTCATCTGGCTAATGTCCGGTGCGATCGCCGTGTTCGGTGCGTTCAAGCTgatccagctgctgctgcgacacTCGGAACACCAGAGCGAAAAGTGGCGCCTCGCCCAGCAC